The genomic stretch GAGTTGTCAGAAAGGTAGTGGACCCTCCGATTCGCCTCTGAGATGACGTCAGCTCTCTTGCATGCTACCAACCCGGGGATGTACAGGCACGCGCACAGCAACAGCACACCCAGCACTGTCAGATCAGTGGACACgctgaagaggcagagagggagagaggagtcaCTGGAGGACGTTACCattctcattttttaaaaagtctcaAAATTTGgcattatttacattttgaaacTGATCACCAAATGATTATTATGCTTTTTGTCTTGTACTGGACTGTGTGCTCATGAAGAAAAGGTCACAATTACTGCTACAGTTTAAAGTAAAAGGGagactttattttctctgcttaAACACATTCAAGTCTAAGGAAGATGAGGTCACCTTAGGAACGGGTTCAGACCGGCTGTGTCATGGCTGCTCtggatctgctgctgcaccacagtCAGAGGCCTCAACTGGTGgcacctgagacacacagcaaacaccaACAAGGAAGAAGTGATTCATTTACGTGAATCAACACCGTGTCCAGttaatgtctgcatgtgtgtgggtgtaggtTAATCCAGCATTacctgcagctgactgctgtAGTTGTGTCTGCTTTTCGTGTCCTGCAGCCGTGGTCTGTCCACGCCCCCTGGTGGCCGTCCcaggacaaacacaagctgctgtCCACAGTGAGACTGTAGCTGACCTGTTCACTCAGGTGCTTTTGTCCAGATGCTTTCCCAAAATCAGCATTCAGCAGGGCCAGGTGAGCAACCCCTGCAGCTAGAATTTTTTTTATGGTAATCAGGAAACTGTTGAATATGTAGAGTGTGTGGGATTCTGATGAGATGTGACAGCAAGAAGATTGAATTCAGCCCTGCAGTGACATGTGCAGTGAGTGAAACTCCGAATTGACATGCATTGACTGAATTTCTAATAAGTAAATAACTGACTTTGTGCTCAGTTACTACAGTCTGTATAAAAACTGCGCTGAAAAGGTGATGCTGCACTTGATTAATATGATAGATACTGTGATAGATACCAGTGATTAAACAGATGGAAGGAccaggaggaaggtggagggacacagctgaaaactgatTGATTGAAAAACCATTTCTTACCACTCAGGTAGGATGAGGGCAGAGTGAATTGTGAGGTGTTGCTCCCCCAGTGGTGAATCCTGTGCAggtggtgcatgctgggagttgGCCTCTTAAACATCCTGCCACAACAGAGACTCTTGGTTTGTGTCGCATACTTGCTTTTCACTCAAAAACTCATTATAATTGTAACATTGCGTGATTATTTTGCTCGAGCAGGCAACGACGGCTATAAAACAAGTCACTGCAAGTGCACCTGAAGAGCAGCATGATGGGAAACGCCTTGTTGAGCGGCGGCGTGAACACCACACTCAGCTGGATGGCCTGCTGCAAGTGCTCGTGGGTAATGTTGAAGCTGTGGTAGTTGACCTTGCTGCGCTGGAGGACGTACTCACGCACAGAGCTCTTCTGGAGAATGGATGTGATCACAAGGTCACATGCTTTCATTTAACAATGCGCTCGACTGGCATAATACAGAGCAAATGGAGTCAACTTGCtgcaaacaacaaagaaagaagaacatACGCTTCCTGGTGGCTGTTGCAGCTCGATATTTATTGGCTCAATGAGGGAGCGAATGGGGATCTTTCTCCTCGTGCTGCACTCGTACAGACTCAGGTCGACCACTGGTCCACTCAGCTGGAAATTAGCAGAGGAAAATGAGTACGATGCCTTTGTCATTTAATTGCTAAGTGTCATCATGTCACGCCAGTCTCACCCCTCCAGGATGGTGGGCCCAGGCGTAAGGGCTGTGGGTGAGCTCAGTCAGCatgctgagcacacacactctgccctcCCTCTTTCTACTGCGATGATCAAACAGAAGCTGGATCAGAGAGGCAGGCATATAGCAGGTGGTTGAGCCACTGCTGATGACCATGGAGGTTTGCTTTTGGTGTGTAGCATACAAGGTGATAAGACCGGTGCTGACTCTGTGCTCCTGAACCTTGTGGAACAACATGTACTTCTGGAAAAAAGAGAATTAATGGTAGTGAGATGAAGGTAATGGTGAGCTTGTGAGTAGATATGCAGAAGAACACGTTTGCTTCCTCTCACCAGCATCAGGTCTGAAGCAGTCTGCAGAATGTCAGCTACCAGCTGCACTGTCTGCTGTGTTGAAATTGATCCTCCTCTTTTGATGTAAACACCACTGAATGAGTCTGGTATGCGGCCATTAGAAGGAGCTATGGcatttttgatgttttcctcATGTGAGTCTGATTCTAACGCCTGTTTAATGTCAGCTCTGTTGGACGGCTCTGGTGTGAGGTCATTACCGGTGACAGCAGCTTGCAGGCTGTATGAGAGCAGGGCGACCAGGGTGTTGAGTGTCTTCTGGTCCAGATAGAACCAGCCTGGAGTACTGGACTCTGAAAACTGCTCTGAGATGACCTGAATGTGAAGTGTCACTCTCCTTGCGCTCGCCAATGTTACCTAAATAGGATCAAGCAAATACGAGAAACAATTTTCATCTACcggtctctctctgtcagtgaaaGTGCATGAAAAAAGACAACTGTCCACCTACCTGACTTGTAACTTCTAATAGGTTTTTTAGAATGCAGATGTTGTCCACCATGGATGCCTGAGATTAAATGACATGCTattaaaatgctgtaaaaaggtgGAAATGTAGAtttgctgaaattaaaaaagtGGTTGTGTTAACCTTCAGGTTTACTCTGGGCCTCTGTGTGTACCTGTTCTCTGCTCTCAAGCTCACATGCTGTGCAAATGAGCACATTGCGTGTGCGTctctgtgcgcgtgtgttgGCCTCGGCGTCCAGGCTGAGTCTGTTCAGGATGCCGGTGAGGAGACTGATGTAGTTACGGACCTCCACGCTGTTCCCAAGCTGCACCAGAGCCGACAGGTTCCTCAGTCCTGACTCAgaactgcagaagaagacaCACTAATAACACAACTATGTACTGTGCGAAGAATAAGACAGTAACTTATTAAAATGTACAACTCCAGACATGACGGCAACGCAAAAGTGAACCTAATTTAGAGCATATTAAACATGGATAAATATCTTATTAGCTGTTATAAACCTATTAGCTCCAACTCATAAACACTTTATGAAGAATGTCTTACGAGAAGGTGGTACTGagttataaaaataaaataaatcaatacgATCTTAAGCAATTTTAGAGTCAGTGTTCAAACCTAAAGAATCTGTCCATATGTAGTACACCTCGAACAAAGCCCTGCAACATAAAGATAACAATCCTGATGTGATACGTGGTGATTCTTACAGCTCCAGATCAGGATCAAGACGAGAAGAGGAAGACGTGTCTCTGAGGAAGCTTGGCTGGACTTGGACGGTGACAGGACAGGGTTTAGTGGCCGTTCCATATGTGCTGCTTCTGATCTCTGTGTACACAGTCACTACAGGAACAAAAAACGATCACTCAACGAATGAAAAGGGAATCTCTGCATTAAGCTGTCATGATAATGCATGTTTGTGCACTACAGAGGTTAagaatcagtgtgtgtttacctttaTAGTCATCACTGGGGTCACCAGAAGGAAGGCTGAAGTAGTACTGGAAGTCTCTCCCCTGATACAGCATCCTGGGTGGTCTGTCTCCTACACGGATGCTGTACTCATACATTAAgtccttcaacacacacacaagcaaatcaAAGCTCTCTTAAATGATCCTTTTTAGAGTATTGTTGAAGACTAAAAATAtatctgtgcatatgtgtgtgtgtgtgtgtgtgtgttttttactgtATGAGCCAGGAGATACCTGTTTCCCCGAGGTGCAGAAGACGCTGAAGAGTGTGTATAATTCCACTCCTTTCACTGGTTGCACCTGGCACGTCACGCCTTTTGGAGCAGGGTTGGTTTTTAAGAATAGCTGAGTCCAGCCAAGAAAACTACCACGGGATTCTGAGGACAACAGGTTACAACTAGATTAGCATCCAGATCCATTCCTTCAATTTTCATTAGAGAAATACCTGATGGGACTGAGGTTGTCATGATTATTTCAAATTGACTGTAGATGCCACTATATTTTCTGCATCACTCCTACAGGACTCTTAGAATTAGAGTAGGACTGTACAGGATCTGTTTCAGTTTATTTGCCATCCCATCAATTCACCCTGCCATGGTTCAGCGCTGATAATGCATTACATTTGGACACAAATTGAAACTTACTGGCAGTAACCTCCAACATGTATCTGCTCCCAGGCCTCAGACTGAAGGGTCTGAAGCTGAGCAAAGGGGAGGAAATTCctggaaagatggagggagagagaacgaTGACTAAAGGCTGAGAGAGGTGGATTAAAGGAGGAAATGTGGGCCTAAGTTTCCTGAATAATTTACCCGTGTATGTGTAGGACTCAAAAAGGCCTCTGTCTACCAGGTCTCGAGATAAATCGAGCAGGATTGGCTCCTGGATCACAACAGACGGCCTGGAATCCACCAGATtactcccctcctcttcatgtAATGCTGGATGAAACACTGAATCATCTCCTGGACTGTCTCCATCTCCTGGACCATTCACACCTGGGAATATGCATGAGTTAacacacaacctcacacacacagtgattctTAGCCGATGCAGACATGCTCTGTACCTGTGGGTCTTCCTGCTGAAATCCCTGGGTCTCCTTCCTCTGCGCTCATCAAGGGATCATCATAATCTGTCATAGAATCAGTTCAAAGTTGCACactgaacatacacacagaccaTGCATTCAGAAGTATAAAAGCGTGTTATGTTGGGTGTTGTGTTATGATCAGACATTCAGtggttgtttcttttttcacaaaCTGGCCACTTTGACTCTTTAGAATTCATACAAATCTTTTGTTACAGCTGTTAGAATCAATAAGATGAAATTAATGATAAAACAATTATGTGTAATCTCTAAGATCACTTAACTTTTTTGCATCTTTAGCTCGTATTTAGCTAGCATCATTTCTAGACGTTtcgttttcagtgaaaaaactCTGATAAACCTACttcatttactttatttatctatatatatgtatagcACTAAAGGGCACCAGAAGTTAGCTggcagctggtgaacacagagcaacatttagctgctaaagagtcACATATTCACCTCAGGAGTtgaaaccaaaaacaaagctaaaaaaaatgtttaactgTGTCTTTTTGCTGCCCTCAAAGTGGCTAAAACATTATTTATCACAGGTTTAAACACACCTTGCATTGGCACATCTATGCAGGTGTTTATTATTATCTGATTGGACCTCTTCTCTGGGCTGTGTGAGTGTATTCAGACtgtgcttgattgacagctccctCACTCTCTGTTAGGACAGGACAAGTAATGCCTTTATCATTCTTACTGGCATGTAGTTTGTTGACCTCACATAGTTCCCATCACTGCTCCACCTACCATCAGCCTGAGCAGAGGTCTCATCAGCTGgaatgagtgaaaacaccttTAATTTTATCATTcaaaaaccaaataaaatatttgattcatgttttcatgtggcTGTCAGACCAAAGCTGCTCCACAGCTCCACAAAGTTCAGCTCAGTTTTGTCTCACCTTGTCGAGCTCCCAAGTCACTGCTCTCAGAGACGGGAAAAGAAAGCTCCCAGTCAGCAGAGGAGTCCGAATCAAACGGGAATTCACTAATAACGTCACTCTGGCCAAAGTGGTCTGAATATAGGACGCCACTGTTGTCAAGGGCAAGTGGCTGGTATTCAGTCGAGGAGTACAAAGGCTGTGGAGGGTCAAACTCCCCCAGAGGCTGATAAAAGGGCTCCTCTCCTGGACATAAAGAGGATAAGCTGTTAAATAATTCATAAACTATCCATTTTACTGTAACTATGACCCAGCACATTATTACTTTTTGTTGATTTTCCCTATTGATGTCCCTGTCTTAAATGCTTTTAAGCTTAACattgtgagcacttctctccACAAGATCTACctacagaatgtgatcatttccattttaaacaGTGACGCCAGCTTCACCATGGGCCTACCTGATCCTGCAGTTCTTATGTGgcccagagaggagacaggCTCTGTCAAACCTGTGTGAGGAGGAAACGAGAGAAGTCAGGGTGTTACTTTCTATTTCAGTATGATCTGTCTTTACAGAGACACCCTCTGGGGCAGCTCTgggtttcactgtttttatctCACCAGTCACATTTAATTACACACCAGCTGTAGCTGACATCTTTCTGTTGTTCTCCGATAATGTTGCGCTCTTGCTCATGTTCAGATTTAGCTTTCTGGCTCCAGTTTCAGAGGCGTTCTCAGTCAGAGAGACGGGAGCAGAGGTATTGACAGCATGAGTGTACTGTGAAGCATCTGTAGCAGGTAGATGCAAGGTGGATGTACCAGGAGTCTGAGGAGAGGTGGCAGGGCTCTCCATGATGGTGGATGGAGCACTCAGATCCACTGTGTAGCAAAACGGGACTAGAAGAGAGTAGAAATAAGGTGAAATTTCTTTCttacaaatgaaataatgataatTTACTCTACACACTCAAATGAATGCATCCTTACTCTTACCTTCTATGACAGGCTTGGAGGATGCATTGACCAAGTATAGGTTCCAGGTGTACTGAATGTATTCTGGAGCAATATCACAGCCTTCACACCAGGCCctgacagagaaagactgaTCCCAGTTCACCTGGTCTCCCTGGCACCGAGGGCAGTCTACTGACACATTCCTGGATATATTCAGATACATGGTAAGGGTCCTGAGGTGTATCACCTGCAGTACACTCTGTAATGGTGACAAATATTTCTAGGAACTTCACTTCAAAGCATGCTTTGATGTAGAAATGAGAAATAGtgttgtatatatatatatgtaactCTCACCTGATGATCTTTGATGTTAATGTGAGGAAGGCATCTGCTGAAGCTGAACGCTCACCGCTGGTGACGGTGAGCGTGAACTGGAACTGGTCAAAGTTGCGTTTTAGGAAACTAGCAGGAAACATGAGCACAGGGGATGAAGTGGGAACGGCTTGGTGGAAGCAGGAGGTGGCGATGGAGCTGACTGGTTTACACGTCCAACTGAAGCTGCGAGGAGGAAATCAGAAGCAGCATGGTGCTTGAATGGACACGCTTGAGTTTCCAGAAGTTCTGTGAAAGGTGATTCTGTACCTGATTTGGCTCATGAGGGAGTCGGGGTCATAAGATCGCTGGCCGTCCAGGGTTACCACGCTGCTGTTCCTGTTGTTAATGAAGATGTTGGTGCCGCCCTGGATGAAGACCACGAGAGGGCTTGGCATCACCTGCACTCTCACGCTGTAGTTACTGTACACCACACTGCCAACGACCTGAACCTGCAGAGCAATGACAGCTACTGCAGTCAAACCACAGTCATGTAAATTCAGGAGTGAAAGAACATTAATTCTTGTAAAGAGTCCCAGTTCCCAGTTTAAGAGCCAATGCATCCGCTACTTACCCTGGCTATGGCAGTGTATATGTCATAATGCAGGAGGTGGCTGGGCAGTACAaggctctgtctctgtgtgtctacGAGTGGCAATGGGAAGACCTGTCCAGCAGAGTCAAACAAGCTCCAGGTGTAGCGAAGGCCTCCTGAAAGGTCACAGTCGACTTCAGTCTCATAGGTCACGCCCAGACGGATAACCTCATATCTCCGTACCTtgaaggcaggagaggagagacgatGCAGAGATGTAATTATCTTTTTAGCTAACATGCTATGTTAAGGTCAGGGTAAAATGTACCTGTAGTTTGAGAGGCCCCATGTTTTTGACTGGTGGAGGCTGACAAGGTCGGTCCACAACAAAGATGTGACTGCtcagagaggcagagctgacCAGGTTAGACACAGTCACTGACACTCTGAACTCTCCTGTCCTGCAGAGGCAAAACATGTAGAGTAAATATACACAGGCAAAAATACATACTAGagaaaagctgatttttaacatttttaagaCAATGAAAGGACAAGCTGACCAGGATGTCAGCAAAAGATGTATTTAATTTGTATTATAACTTTGCAAAGGTTCAGGAAATACCAATGACTGTGCTGTAAGTCTAGCTCTATTACAAATGCTCATTTAAAATCAGTACTGACAGTGAAACTCACCTGTGGAAGACGTGCCGTTCTGTGCTCTGTCCCAGCCTGTATGATCCGTCTCCAAAGTTCCACAGGAAGCTGACGTCTGTCCCCACGTTGACCCGACAACTCACCGTCACTGTCTggttctgcagcacagaggcctGGTGGAGCAGCCGGTTGAGCTTCACTGCCCTCTGGACTGCCAGCGGGAACACATCAGAGGTAACGGAGGTCTGGCCTCTTGACATGACCACAACTACCTCATACCTACAATGAAGTGAGGGGCATTCAGGGTATTCAGATCTGTCTTCGTGACTAAATAGTGAACATTAGGGgatttttaaatgacatttagGGTTTTGTTCACTAACAGATAGGAGGCTGACCTTAATTTAAagggaaaacacaacattttaacaCTTAATAAATGCTTCTTCACATAGAGTAATCTTGAATCTTGATAATCTTAATTTATAGTCTTTTGGAAGTCCGCACTCCATTATGGATTCAAAGAAGCACTTACATTGTATTTTGAATGTTTAATCTGTGTCTCATACCTGCCAGGTTTGTGGTATCTTTTGGTGATGGTCCTTGAGGTGGTTCTGGCTGATCTCATGTCTCCAAAGTACCAGAGGAACTCCACAGGGTCTGGTGCTTGAGCCACAGCCAGGAAAGTTATATCTGTATTTGTGGGATAGGCTTGCTTTGCTGCATGAATCCGCACTGCTAGGGGAATAAACAGTCATCTTTACAGCATACTGTACATACCACAACTTGTAAAAATGTGAGTAAGCAGTTATGAAATTATTTTAGACGTCTGTCATAATCAAAGATCTAAATGTTTAAACACTGATTAAAGATAAAAATCTGAGACATTTACAGGAAAAGAAAGTCACAATCCTTTTCTAAAATGCTTAATTAATGCTCAAATGTTTTGTACTGCTCAGTGGGTGTCAATCAGAAATACTACCTCACCATTGTCAGCCGGGCTGTGAACAGGACTTTGGCTGGTAGGTGGTTGCCACGTTGGATTAACTCTAACTTGTGGTGACGGCTTCCAGTTCCCCTCCACACACGCCCTCACGCTTTTGTTCTGAGAAGACACTCCGTTCTCAGCTCGAAGCTCAACCACAACTGTCCCCATTCGGTTGAAAAGCAAAACCACCGTCGCCTCCTCTCCTGTCGtgtagctgctgtttctgtACAGTAGCGTTGCATTCACCAGCAGGGACACGGTCACATTTGACCCTGCTGAGATGCTAAATAAAACGGAGTGTCTCTGATGCATTGTGATCACGCTGGGAACGTTCAACACCAACTCTCCAACGGGGTCTAGAGCGAGGATGTGTTTGCAGAATGAGGCCCAGCTGATTGGATTAAATGCTTTAACTGTCACTTTATACCAGCCTGCTGTTGTAAGAGATGTGTTCACACTCCACTCTTCGGTTGTCCTGTTCATCACAATAACATCATCTAAAATAAAAGTCCAAATTGCTCTTGACCCCATTCGGCTGGCAGGGCTGAGGACCTCCAGGCTGAATTCTGCATGTGTTGAAACTGCTGACTTCCAACTCCCAGAAGGCCTCAGGGCATGTATGTGCTCGTAGACCATCAAGGCTCGAGGCAGGACggcagagagcagcactgtCAAAGGATCAGAAGTGGAGAGAACAGACGCCGTGAGGTGATACCGTCCTGCAGTGGTGGGGAGGTGGCAGGGAAGGTGGAGGTGCAAACGGCAGCTGGAGCGGTTGGAGATGCTGAGGCGGGTATCAGAGCGAAGATATAAGTGGGTGCCGCCACGACAGGAGATGTTAGTGTGGTTTTGACTGAGATTGCCATCATAACTGTTGTTACAGTCACCTCTGCCACTGTTGCTGAAATTATTCTTTGTGTCAGTGCTGCTACACTCAGTGTTCAGTGTGAGGTTGAGGACAAGTAGCTGTTTCATGGTGGTGAACATCTCCACATCCACAGAAAAGACCTCCCCGGAAGTCAGCTGACTCCCTGATACACTCACTGTGAGGTCGGAGACGACAGGACGCACGACCACCTGTGAGTTTAATTGCAAATGCGACATTAATAAGTCATTGTGTTGTAGGTGTGGTAATTTTTCTCTcaatgtcaacaaatcccatgaaaaggccaaaaataACAATGAACTGATACCACTAACAAGCACTAACTGCCAGAGTGTGATATGTCTTGTTCCTCTGTATTGTAGAGCTCCATTATTGtccaaaaactgttaaaaacacaccagtgagccacatgtttccactgtttgaCATGTTCCTTCAATACAATGAACGTGGGgaatgtagtttattttgagtcaatcctgcatacaccatcctgctgctgcgaACACTTGCCAGTTCACCAAGTGTGTAtcaatccacagctgaaaatagtccccccAAAAATGCTccatttactcctgtttgagtaacatttgctaaaaccTTCAGTGCCCAGcaatttgttgacaataagagaAGTTTGAAATATCACCAGCTTTATCCTTCACTCAATAGTAAGCCTGAGGAAAACACATTCAGTGAGTGAAAGCAGATTACTCACAACATGTATCATCTCCTGTGTCCATCCATCGGCACCCGAGGCGTTCACTGACACCACGTGAACTCCCTCTGTTTCAAAGGTCCAGTTCTGCAGGCATTTCAATTTTTTAATTCATTGGATTAAAACACGAGAGTGAGATGACGAGGAAGATTTGcaattacatatttttttacttttatacttttttgtcattttttatatgataaaaaacacttttttgtcATCCTAAATCACCAAATTATCAAATACCTAATAGATGAGTTTTTGATGACTTTACCTACAAAGCGATTCATCtaaacaatgaataaatggaTCTAGTCCCAGAGACACCTGAACTCAACTTTACACTATTTCTCTCTTTAATCAGTCCCTGCAGAACACTGGAGATACAATACACCCACTGTTTAAACTAGAGTCTTTGATTAACCGATTGGCGTAtctctctgtcagtcatgtGTTAGTAGCTCTGGTTCTTACAAACAAAATGAGCTATCACACTTGTTTGTGATCCATCCTCCTGTGTTATCCAAGAAACGTGTTTGTTCTGGGAGGAGTTCAATAAATAATTCACTAAATAGCTGCTTACGTTATTGATTGGTTATAATGTTTATGTGAACTTTTCACATCCTAGGTGTTGACCCTCGACCCCTCTTAATTAAGAAACACAATTCAAAACCTGAGCAAATGTTTACTGTtgcattttattaatttgtGGCTGTTATTTATGGGTCCTTATTGTGTTCTATTACCACAGCTCATTAAAAAATCTCCCAGATTTCACCGATTTGTTCCATTACTGTTCCGTAATAAGCTACTATGGATGATCATATTTTTTTCTAACCAAATCTGAAATGTATATAATCCATTATAAATCTCCAATACaattttttttcaatcaaatgttttttccattttcaaataGTCCTGGTTATTTTTGAAAGACATGCAgtacatccatatttgaagctcAGGCACGTAATGATTTTAGGTTTTAGCTTGATCTTCAAAGGCTTGTAATATTATCTGTTATGAATCAGTCACAGACAGGTCCAACAGTAATTCTGAGCTGTAAATGTTGAATCACTGCTAAGTAATGCTAAAACTTTACCTAAAAAAATTACTATCTCTTGTTTTACTGAAGTTGCTTCATTTAGGTTACACTATAAAGTTTTGCTGAGTCATGGCCTAAAGATAAACCCATTATCAGACAGTTAAAATTACACTGTGGTCAATTAAAAAGGGGAAGCTTCATCCTTAGATGAAAACCCTTTAATTTTGAGATGCATAACATGGCCGTGCTGTTTTCTCAGCCCTACTTACCACAGAGCTGTTCAGACAGTCAGAGTTGGGAGAGCAAACTGTCTTTACACCCTccatgttttcccttttttccttgtGAGTAAAGCaccaagaaaactccacagccAGACCATCAACCATGTCTGCCTGCAGCGTGACCGTGTCGCCCAGGTACACTGCCgccactgtcacactgctggAGTCTATTGGCAGGGAAGGGATGCAGGAGGGGGCACCCAGGGGGCCATGAAGCACAGAAATCCCCAGGCAGCGTGGAGACGGCTGCAAGATGTAGagctggagggtggaggagagtgTGGAGAGGGGGTTGGAGGCACTGACATctaaacagaaaatgacaaaggagaagaagatgagaggataactagattttttttttcacttctagttaattaattattcatcattTAACTAAATGTGTTTGCTCTTGTTGACTCACTGAGTTCGTATTTTCCCGG from Chaetodon auriga isolate fChaAug3 chromosome 21, fChaAug3.hap1, whole genome shotgun sequence encodes the following:
- the pkd1l1 gene encoding LOW QUALITY PROTEIN: polycystin-1-like protein 1 (The sequence of the model RefSeq protein was modified relative to this genomic sequence to represent the inferred CDS: substituted 2 bases at 2 genomic stop codons) is translated as MLRVVACALISLHAFFHRSSAAAPAPDRENSAWFIGCVNASSRLYASKGGRDLDPVTCSARCLDEGTVSLPVGGGWGSVALYRSAGPFLHSVRLSTSPHRVQAGKTFVVQVSGNLAGHPDQPTGVVGLGGQDLSYVTVEVQEMTHKGQSSHHVNVLDDGSFVVSSDWILETPGKYELNVSASNPLSTLSSTLQLYILQPSPRCLGISVLHGPLGAPSCIPSLPIDSSSVTVAAVYLGDTVTLQADMVDVRIHAAKQAYPTNTDITFLAVAQAPDPVEFLWYFGDMRSARTTSRTITKRYHKPGRYEVVVVMSRGQTSVTSDVFPLAVQRAVKLNRLLHQASVLQNQTVTVSCRVNVGTDVSFLWNFGDGSYRLGQSTERHVFHRTGEFRVSVTVSNLVSSASLSSHIFVVDRPCQPPPVKNMGPLKLQVRRYEVIRLGVTYETEVDCDLSGGLRYTWSLFDSAGQVFPLPLVDTQRQSLVLPSHLLHYDIYTAIARVQVVGSVVYSNYSVRVQVMPSPLVVFIQGGTNIFINNRNSSVVTLDGQRSYDPDSLMSQISFSWTCKPVSSIATSCFHQAVPTSSPVLMFPASFLKRNFDQFQFTLTVTSGERSASADAFLTLTSKIIRNVSVDCPRCQGDQVNWDQSFSVRAWCEGCDIAPEYIQYTWNLYLVNASSKPVIEVPFCYTVDLSAPSTIMESPATSPQTPGLTEPVSSLGHIRTAGSGEEPFYQPLGEFDPPQPLYSSTEYQPLALDNSGVLYSDHFGQSDVISEFPFDSDSSADWELSFPVSESSDLGARQGETKLSXTFAEEGDPGISAGRPTGTEHVCIGXESLPGDDSVFHPALHEEEGSNLVDSRPSVVIQEPILLDLSRDLVDRGLFESYTYTGISSPLLSFRPFSLRPGSRYMLEVTAKSRGSFLGWTQLFLKTNPAPKGVTCQVQPVKGVELYTLFSVFCTSGKQDLMYEYSIRVGDRPPRMLYQGRDFQYYFSLPSGDPSDDYKVTVYTEIRSSTYGTATKPCPVTVQVQPSFLRDTSSSSRLDPDLELSESGLRNLSALVQLGNSVEVRNYISLLTGILNRLSLDAEANTRAQRRTRNVLICTACELESREQVTLASARRVTLHIQVISEQFSESSTPGWFYLDQKTLNTLVALLSYSLQAAVTGNDLTPEPSNRADIKQALESDSHEENIKNAIAPSNGRIPDSFSGVYIKRGGSISTQQTVQLVADILQTASDLMLKYMLFHKVQEHRVSTGLITLYATHQKQTSMVISSGSTTCYMPASLIQLLFDHRSRKREGRVCVLSMLTELTHSPYAWAHHPGGLSGPVVDLSLYECSTRRKIPIRSLIEPINIELQQPPGSSSVREYVLQRSKVNYHSFNITHEHLQQAIQLSVVFTPPLNKAFPIMLLFRMFKRPTPSMHHLHRIHHWGSNTSQFTLPSSYLSAAGVAHLALLNADFGKASGQKHLSEQVSYSLTVDSSLCLSWDGHQGAWTDHGCRTRKADTTTAVSCRCHQLRPLTVVQQQIQSSHDTAGLNPFLSVSTDLTVLGVLLLCACLYIPGLVACKRADVISEANRRVHYLSDNSPCDPYLYAVTIHTGLWSAASMSAKVYIVLNGEDGVSQTKELQVPGCTLFKRNSQDTFIFSAADCLGPVWGVYIWHDNSGPSPSWYIKHVEVSEVSRGHTKGRAWLFVGQCWLAVNKGDGRVERTLRVCAQGLGFAKMLRLKLSDYLADHHIWISVHSRPCPNSFTHTQRLSVSLLLLLGYACVNTAIISQMDDQLPFDLGIVDVSAVSVETGVLSVVAVLPAAAIISFLFRLREVELTGSGVQHAKDRRTEKDFDAIQTEEDPQGKRKEGVHQRATWPGHSSSYNVTDRLKGTRFRPVSWWCHYLAWTLCLLLSLCCLLLSAVLGMRFNSSKVLLWMHSLFFSLLSCTFLIQPAVIITVAVTVSFWYKNTADFHSFSRKRAFETETSQLWSHSGVNQPEGVSEFPQERSSYFEKLLGARQRARYLRLVCPPTPAELRKSRGKKRREALLQNTLRDLSVCGSMLFLMLCMNYGSSLSDRYHLNTAVRKQFVRGHDNAFMSIQKHEEWWKWAQTSLLDLLYKNTSAATEVSYDAIQTCGHLGCHSGPNATVGLGHTKSDAASKLKLLHSVGWLGRRTVAVKVQFTLFSPAPNLFTDVTMLAEQSPAGVLLPSAKVQSVRVYHTPAVWDYVVMVCQLLFLFLSLLQLCDQVHTVEEQGMMGYWRMPCNWLEVTLLTVTLVYYIYCVSHSIIILEVVEQLQRSQISDHRGHVDVSFLAAWEQHIRTLRGAMIFLLTLKCVTVLRVNRMLATSATLLARSLSSLFWPTILGLILMVALSCVGNLLFVQSSWGFSSLSRSLQSLLCGCGGLRAVRGLQFSWSDFLYRGVLYLSSNVVWTAVVMGVLSSVVRSVKRSHGRGIFITVAEFISYIRRRVPDFTGHRTQAWTENQVEGKTYYFEEFESLVDELLFRLNALSNSLHHTLPPKAHCSREEDSPAISPIQEPSNMAAQDFVRAQMTEETTVSDHTDVSDHGGTLPASHQAQNYLSLPDSASLIRVWTEDVLEKQAEQWTETNDSYRLSKSQTTHTEVVVEVLVHEDPGRAGSAKQ